From the genome of Tachysurus fulvidraco isolate hzauxx_2018 chromosome 20, HZAU_PFXX_2.0, whole genome shotgun sequence, one region includes:
- the LOC113661314 gene encoding apelin receptor B-like, which translates to MMDNSTDDYPDYYNFEMENMNNSCEYEELPVSYTLIPILYMLIFILGLSGNGVIIFIVWKAESKRRAADIYIGNLALADLTFVVTLPLWAVYTALGYNWPFGVVLCKLSSYVVMLNMFASVFCLTCLSLDRYMAIVRSLSSSQLRTRGRMRASLVAIWCLSGALASPTLLFRTTLHDKASNQTSCAMDFSLVATNQTENFWIAGLGISSTAFGFLIPLLAMMVCYGFIGCTVTRHFNKNLRKEDQRKRRLLKIITMLVVVFAACWMPFHLLKSMDALSYLGIVPDSCSLLNFLLYAHPYATCLAYLNSCLNPFLYAFFDLRFRSQFLCLLNLKKALQPSPASSLSSQKTEAQSLATKV; encoded by the coding sequence ATGATGGATAACAGTACGGACGACTACCCCGACTACTACAACTTTGAGATGGAAAACATGAACAACTCCTGCGAGTATGAAGAGCTGCCAGTGTCATACACTCTCATCCCTATCCTCTACATGCTCATCTTCATCCTGGGGCTCTCAGGGAATGGCGTAATCATCTTCATCGTGTGGAAAGCAGAGAGCAAGCGCCGGGCGGCGGACATCTACATCGGGAACCTGGCTTTGGCGGACCTGACGTTCGTGGTGACCCTGCCTCTGTGGGCCGTGTACACGGCACTGGGGTATAACTGGCCGTTCGGTGTTGTGCTGTGTAAGCTCAGCAGCTATGTAGTGATGCTCAATATGTTCGCCAGCGTCTTTTGCCTCACCTGCCTCAGCTTGGACAGATACATGGCCATCGTGCGCTCTCTGAGCAGCTCACAGCTCCGAACCCGTGGACGAATGAGGGCTTCACTCGTCGCCATTTGGTGTCTCTCAGGAGCTTTGGCGTCACCCACACTGCTCTTCCGCACCACGCTGCACGATAAAGCCAGCAACCAGACCTCCTGCGCTATGGATTTCAGCCTTGTTGCAACCAACCAGACAGAGAACTTTTGGATCGCTGGATTGGGCATCTCATCCACAGCTTTCGGGTTCCTAATCCCCTTGCTGGCCATGATGGTCTGCTACGGTTTTATCGGCTGCACCGTGACACGACACTTCAACAAGAACCTCCGCAAAGAGGACCAGCGCAAGCGGCGCCTCCTTAAGATCATCACAATGTTAGTAGTGGTGTTTGCTGCTTGCTGGATGCCCTTCCACCTTCTCAAGAGCATGGATGCCCTGTCGTACCTCGGAATCGTACCAGATTCCTGCTCACTGCTCAACTTCCTGCTCTACGCTCACCCATACGCCACCTGCCTCGCTTACCTCAACAGCTGCCTGAACCCATTTCTCTATGCTTTCTTTGACCTGCGCTTCAGATCCCAGTTTTTGTGCCTTCTGAACCTGAAAAAAGCGCTCCAACCTAGCCCAGCAAGTTCTCTCTCCTCCCAAAAGACTGAAGCACAATCTCTAGCCACTAAGGTGTGA
- the LOC113661311 gene encoding TBC1 domain family member 10A isoform X2: MLNSWDKWMSKKHKKVKLRCQKGIPPSLRGRAWLYLSGGKVKREQNVGKFQELDSDCGDPKWVDVIEKDLHRQFPFHEMFSARGGHGQQDLFRVLKAYTLYRPEEGYCQAQAPIAAVLLMHMPAEDAFWSLVQICEKYLPGYYSAGLEAIQLDGEILFSLLKRVSPVSHRHLKKHKIDPVLYMTEWFMCAFSRTLPWASVLRVWDIFFCEGVKVIFRVGLVLLKCMLGSQEKLKRCPGQYETMERLRKVEPRYMQEGFLIKEILELPLSERDIEKEHLAQLRHWKETHGELHCKSPPRMHGARAIMAAEPPSRQDLQQRPTILVEPAEINGSEDKEKKKSKADKKKSKKDTSLDTTDHDQAPQDQALQSQSQALLKDTSLQASNLSLSSIEHDTYL, encoded by the exons ATGCTGAACAGCTGGGATAAGTGGATGAGCAAGAAACACAAGAAG GTGAAGCTGCGGTGTCAGAAAGGCATTCCTCCGTCGCTGAGGGGTCGTGCCTGGCTCTATCTGTCCGGAGGAAAagtgaagagagagcagaatgTGGGCAAGTTCCAG GAATTGGACAGTGACTGTGGAGACCCAAAATGGGTGGATGTGATCGAGAAGGATCTCCATCGTCAGTTTCCCTTTCATGAGATGTTCTCTGCACGAGGAGGACACGG GCAGCAGGACCTGTTCCGAGTGTTGAAGGCTTACACACTTTACCGGCCAGAGGAGGGTTACTGCCAGGCTCAGGCTCCCATTGCTGCTGTGCTGCTCATGCATATGCCTGCtgag gaTGCATTTTGGAGTCTGGTGCAAATCTGTGAGAAATATCTGCCTGGCTACTACAGTGCAGGcctg gaggcaATCCAGCTGGACGGAGAGATCCTGTTCTCTTTACTGAAGCGTGTGTCTCCTGTGTCTCATCGGCACCTGAAGAAGCACAAAATCGACCCTGTGCTCTACATGACCGAGTGGTTTATGTGCGCATTCTCTCGCACGCTGCCGTGGGCGTCAGTGCTGCGCGTTTGGGACATTTTCTTCTGCGAAG GAGTCAAAGTCATTTTTCGTGTGGGCCTGGTGCTTCTGAAATGCATGCTGGGATCTCAAGAGAAGCTAAAAAGGTGTCCGGGTCAGTACGAGACGATGGAGAGGCTTCGCAAAGTAGAGCCACGCTACATGCAGGAGGGCTTCCTCATTAAAGAG ATTCTGGAATTGCCGCTGTCTGAGCGAGACATCGAGAAGGAGCATCTCGCACAACTGCGACACTGGAAGGAAACGCACGGAGAACTGCACTGCAAATCCCCTCCCAGAATGCACGGCGCTCGCGCCATCATGGCCGCCGAGCCTCCCAGCCGACAGGACCTGCAGCAGAGACCCACCATTTTGGTGGAGCCGGCGGAGATCAACGGCTCTGAAgacaaggagaaaaagaaaagcaaagcagATAAAAAGAAGAGCAAGAAAGACACTTCGCTCGACACAACCGATCATGACCAGGCACCGCAGGACCAGGCTTTACAAAGTCAATCACAGGCGCTGCTAAAGGACACGAGTCTTCAGGCGTCTAATCTGAGTCTGAGCAGCATAGAACACGACACGTACCTGTAG
- the LOC113661311 gene encoding TBC1 domain family member 10A isoform X1: MAKIHIQGNGFQAKDGKNLRGTTESLAGQEGESLGSEPNGVAETQADKYGFIGGSQQSSVDPAEDIPPEVLRQREAKWLEMLNSWDKWMSKKHKKVKLRCQKGIPPSLRGRAWLYLSGGKVKREQNVGKFQELDSDCGDPKWVDVIEKDLHRQFPFHEMFSARGGHGQQDLFRVLKAYTLYRPEEGYCQAQAPIAAVLLMHMPAEDAFWSLVQICEKYLPGYYSAGLEAIQLDGEILFSLLKRVSPVSHRHLKKHKIDPVLYMTEWFMCAFSRTLPWASVLRVWDIFFCEGVKVIFRVGLVLLKCMLGSQEKLKRCPGQYETMERLRKVEPRYMQEGFLIKEILELPLSERDIEKEHLAQLRHWKETHGELHCKSPPRMHGARAIMAAEPPSRQDLQQRPTILVEPAEINGSEDKEKKKSKADKKKSKKDTSLDTTDHDQAPQDQALQSQSQALLKDTSLQASNLSLSSIEHDTYL, encoded by the exons ATGGCTAAAATTCATATTCAAGGGAACGGATTTCAGGCAAAAGATGGGAAAAATCTACGGGGCACGACGGAGAGTTTAGCCGGACAGGAAGGCGAATCTTTGGGCTCTGAGCCGAACGGCGTCGCCGAAACCCAAGCGGATAAATACGGCTTCATCGGCGGATCTCAGCAGAGTTCCGTGGATCC AGCCGAGGACATCCCTCCCGAGGTACTGAGGCAGAGAGAGGCTAAATGGTTGGAGATGCTGAACAGCTGGGATAAGTGGATGAGCAAGAAACACAAGAAG GTGAAGCTGCGGTGTCAGAAAGGCATTCCTCCGTCGCTGAGGGGTCGTGCCTGGCTCTATCTGTCCGGAGGAAAagtgaagagagagcagaatgTGGGCAAGTTCCAG GAATTGGACAGTGACTGTGGAGACCCAAAATGGGTGGATGTGATCGAGAAGGATCTCCATCGTCAGTTTCCCTTTCATGAGATGTTCTCTGCACGAGGAGGACACGG GCAGCAGGACCTGTTCCGAGTGTTGAAGGCTTACACACTTTACCGGCCAGAGGAGGGTTACTGCCAGGCTCAGGCTCCCATTGCTGCTGTGCTGCTCATGCATATGCCTGCtgag gaTGCATTTTGGAGTCTGGTGCAAATCTGTGAGAAATATCTGCCTGGCTACTACAGTGCAGGcctg gaggcaATCCAGCTGGACGGAGAGATCCTGTTCTCTTTACTGAAGCGTGTGTCTCCTGTGTCTCATCGGCACCTGAAGAAGCACAAAATCGACCCTGTGCTCTACATGACCGAGTGGTTTATGTGCGCATTCTCTCGCACGCTGCCGTGGGCGTCAGTGCTGCGCGTTTGGGACATTTTCTTCTGCGAAG GAGTCAAAGTCATTTTTCGTGTGGGCCTGGTGCTTCTGAAATGCATGCTGGGATCTCAAGAGAAGCTAAAAAGGTGTCCGGGTCAGTACGAGACGATGGAGAGGCTTCGCAAAGTAGAGCCACGCTACATGCAGGAGGGCTTCCTCATTAAAGAG ATTCTGGAATTGCCGCTGTCTGAGCGAGACATCGAGAAGGAGCATCTCGCACAACTGCGACACTGGAAGGAAACGCACGGAGAACTGCACTGCAAATCCCCTCCCAGAATGCACGGCGCTCGCGCCATCATGGCCGCCGAGCCTCCCAGCCGACAGGACCTGCAGCAGAGACCCACCATTTTGGTGGAGCCGGCGGAGATCAACGGCTCTGAAgacaaggagaaaaagaaaagcaaagcagATAAAAAGAAGAGCAAGAAAGACACTTCGCTCGACACAACCGATCATGACCAGGCACCGCAGGACCAGGCTTTACAAAGTCAATCACAGGCGCTGCTAAAGGACACGAGTCTTCAGGCGTCTAATCTGAGTCTGAGCAGCATAGAACACGACACGTACCTGTAG